One part of the Astatotilapia calliptera chromosome 9, fAstCal1.2, whole genome shotgun sequence genome encodes these proteins:
- the zfhx2 gene encoding zinc finger homeobox protein 3 isoform X2 produces MQEESGEAVCSERNGVAEWLCPLCQKGQSDRSSLSLHLTQQHSVLSSCVDRLLDIAVLKRAARVDEDKGAHKSSDAESSQLKPAEDITSDPCKSIKSSDATQTLGDKEMEEERIMEQEGGEAEAEPEEEGNPLTGAKQQNATENTEIPDASEKSVGKNCVPAENNTRSFKCNACLESFPSRTALSVHYNSASHIQRMTTGSGKQGAESSPQTPSVPILSRPYISNKPYQCSVCRVSYNHAITLESHMKSVLHQTRSRNAGIAAHAANSAVAAAGLRGSAANPVVTTSESGSSQSATSTNCAAPGTLMVTAAKEGEQIPTSQVAPSLLTSPVASAQAVSAFLTLLTSSPNTLSHSLLPSLFAASAAPGAAAPQLVPQPQMVMPLILNGLQAQTQQHQENQQGQLLTQCVPLVGLSTAQQALLTQRLNSLQNQWPSAGVPTNIQLCGEEQKQTLKSEREQKSEARNETVEEKISDQVKDEHNRTAQKHKEENSTDVSQCSDIESNIKVENNENNGKAHEDSTTDGDCSTNQLDLEGDKAASLNLSPAGTEKSLRNNNLSPSASVPSNSSLSPVNLNLTLSPDSTPQKSQSGTSPCGSLGTPKSSSSTNALTNSQNRLHCNTVDSIYPDLPVLSEFQSEVLWAFFESRSEADAASPPHEDCEALGREVGLSEEEVRRWLTQARHTKQRQRATELEQLTGVTRNCQSSDNDYDDEESSLIIAEGEDDAEPFSNQAMDLSSTRGKRKHRELGREGQGDSCLTSDSENEVYTSVIVSDEESQNGSLRDDPESPAKDEAQREVHGDKGSVGGKVLRSTTVFLSDAEDEYEDEDGGGSQGAKRKKQREKFEHDLELKKERQDPDVDLELEAQGDPPSSQSNAADPSEIPTGALHSLPLSFTPFSTPFLSPYVLSLTPSVVGDGSKVPIFPNPPTITRFSNSLLSQSLFSQNQTSHYLSNGDDCESALDLSMGKNSSKSALSSSLADTIAAQKGQLLDGLGLRPTSKGLVVVQVKPESLTAMPSSNNVTNMVNCSNVTKSSIYMRPGEKMNTTLLERDREKEREQEQEQRKSKGKRYRDMRRSRTIIQAEQLDILYGCYFKDPNPGKHEFEQISEWVHLPKKVVQIWFQNMRARERKGEVRFIGDGTLAAVGKPLIKFTWPLSKPIFTNKPATNNTGGITTTPIVRTLIKTEREPVNELAKQAPVVMKKISPVPIKPKEIVSSTTASPVSSSASAVPKTTLETTSNITMVKVAPKANTPVLLVPPKDLIPIAPRPALKRKLEDESEEEKTDEERDNENEIGLGPGTTNRMVPKLPTTPINNRPSATAVVPQKQNGLNYWTSKVPIKINTLSREQLALPTHTAPRTIPPPPPPSIAPVSPNTPSSAKVASPSTPCVAKSSPTESSFLPHSSSRRPRTHLSCLQLSILQSCYETCAHPNAMECEAIGTELNLPLKVVQIWFQNTRAKEKRWRLQQEKMSPLSGGKVDMSSGSYLQYSALKANRPILPKPVQLMVTEPPASPVPGQPVPKETLTGRCDACNVSFESRAAARAHVFSPRHLATLRTTNFGQPTALVNKSGTSSAALSTTVTSSGGGSEGEIIIELPPAMATSNS; encoded by the exons atgcag GAGGAGTCTGGAGAGGCGGTGTGCAGTGAAAGGAATGGGGTGGCAGAGTGGTTGTGCCCCCTGTGCCAAAAAGGGCAATCAGACAGATCTTCCCTATCTCTACATCTCACCCAACAACACAGCGTGCTTTCATCGTGTGTCGACAGGTTGCTGGATATT GCTGTTCTAAAACGGGCTGCCCGTGTAGACGAGGACAAAGGCGCTCACAAGTCCTCAG ATGCTGAGTCTTCACAACTGAAGCCTGCTGAAGACATCACTTCAGACCCCTGCAAATCTATCAAGAGTTCAGACGCTACCCAGACGCTTGGAGACaaagagatggaggaagagagaATAATGGAACAGGAGGGAGGTGAAGCTGAAGCCGAGCCAGAAGAGGAGGGAAATCCACTTACAGGAGCCAAACAGCAAAATGcaactgaaaacacagaaatccCAGACGCTAGTGAAAAGTCAGTTGGTAAAAACTGTGTGCCAGCTGAAAATAACACCCGttcattcaaatgtaatgcCTGCTTGGAAAGTTTTCCCAGCAGAACTGCCTTGAGTGTTCATTACAACTCTGCATCCCACATTCAGAGAATGACAACAGGCTCTGGAAAACAAGGTGCAGAAAGTAGTCCCCAAACTCCTTCAGTTCCAATCCTGTCTCGGCCATATATATCAAACAAACCCTACCAGTGTTCTGTATGTCGAGTCTCCTACAATCATGCCATCACCCTTGAGAGCCATATGAAATCTGTCTTGCACCAGACCCGCAGCAGAAATGCTGGAATTGCTGCACATGCTGCAAACAGCGCAGTGGCTGCTGCTGGTTTGAGAGGCAGCGCTGCCAACCCAGTAGTTACCACGTCGGAAAGTGGAAGCAGTCAGTCAGCTACCTCCACCAACTGTGCTGCTCCTGGGACGTTGATGGTGACTGCTGCGAAAGAAGGCGAGCAGATTCCAACTTCACAAGTGGCTCCCTCCCTCCTCACTTCCCCTGTGGCCTCAGCTCAGGCGGTCTCGGCCTTTCTCACCCTCCTCACTTCCAGTCCCAACACGCTGTCACactccctcctcccctccctgTTTGCAGCTAGTGCTGCTCCTGGTGCCGCTGCACCTCAGCTTGTGCCTCAGCCTCAAATGGTCATGCCCTTGATCTTAAATGGGCTCCAAGCCCAAACCCAGCAGCACCAAGAGAACCAGCAGGGCCAGCTCCTTACCCAGTGCGTGCCACTCGTAGGTCTCAGCACAGCCCAGCAAGCCCTTCTAACCCAAAGACTTAACAGCTTACAGAACCAGTGGCCCTCTGCAGGAGTTCCaacaaacatacagctctgtgGGGAAGAGCAAAAACAGACTttaaagagtgagagagaacaaaaaagtgAGGCTAGAAATGAGACTGTTGAAGAAAAGATCTCTGATCAGGTCAAAGATGAGCATAACCGTACTGCCCAGAAACATAAGGAGGAGAACAGTACAGACGTTTCACAGTGTTCTGATATAGAAAGTAACATAAAGGTTGAgaataatgaaaacaatggGAAGGCACATGAAGACAGCACAACAGATGGAGACTGCTCAACAAATCAGTTGGACCTGGAAGGTGATAAAGCAGCTAGCCTGAATCTCTCCCCAGCGGGCACAGAGAAGAGCCTCCGCAATAACAACCTCTCCCCTTCTGCATCTGTGCCCAGCAACTCGAGCCTCAGTCCTGTAAATTTAAACCTTACCCTTAGTCCTGATTCTACTCCTCAAAAATCCCAATCAGGCACAAGCCCATGTGGCTCTCTTGGCACTCCAAAATCCAGCTCAAGTACCAATGCCTTAACTAACAGCCAAAATCGTCTTCATTGTAATACAGTGGATTCCATTTATCCAGACCTTCCAGTGCTTTCAGAGTTCCAGTCAGAGGTTCTCTGGGCCTTCTTTGAGTCACGTAGTGAGGCTGATGCTGCAAGTCCTCCCCATGAGGACTGTGAAGCGCTGGGCCGAGAGGTGGGTCTTTCTGAAGAAGAGGTTCGAAGGTGGCTGACCCAAGctagacacacaaaacaaagacagagggCGACAGAGTTGGAACAGCTGACCGGTGTTACAAGAAATTGTCAGAGTTCTGATAATGACTATGATGACGAGGAAAGCTCACTCATAATAGCAGAAGGTGAGGATGATGCTGAACCATTTAGTAATCAGGCCATGGATTTGTCTAGTACAAGAGGGaaacgcaaacacagggagTTGGGAAGGGAGGGTCAGGGAGATTCCTGTCTCACATCGGATTCAGAGAATGAGGTCTACACTTCTGTCATTGTTTCAGATGAGGAAAGTCAGAATGGGTCTTTAAGAGATGATCCTGAAAGCCCTGCTAAAGACGAAGCACAGCGGGAGGTCCACGGCGATAAGGGTTCAGTTGGAGGAAAGGTATTGCGCTCCACGACTGTGTTTCTTTCCGATGCAGAGGATGAATACGAAGATGAGGATGGCGGAGGTAGTCAAGGGgccaagagaaaaaaacagagagagaagttTGAACATGATCTGGAGCTAAAAAAGGAAAGGCAAGACCCAGATGTAGATCTAGAGTTGGAGGCCCAAGGTGATCCTCCAAGCTCACAGTCCAATGCAGCAGATCCCTCTGAAATCCCAACTGGTGCTCTCCACTCACTTCCCTTGTCATTCACTCCCTTTTCTACTCCATTTCTTAGCCCCTATGTTCTCTCCCTTACTCCTTCGGTGGTTGGGGATGGAAGCAAAGTCCCCATCTTTCCCAACCCACCAACCATCACACGCTTCTCCAACTCTCTTCTCTCGCAATCTCTCTTCTCACAAAACCAAACTTCCCACTACCTGTCCAATGGTGACGACTGTGAGTCAGCTCTTGATCTCAGCATGGGCAAAAACAGCTCAAAGTCTGCTCTGTCCTCATCTCTGGCTGATACAATTGCAGCACAGAAGGGACAGTTGCTGGACGGACTTGGCCTGAGGCCCACATCCAAAGGTCTGGTAGTCGTCCAGGTTAAGCCGGAATCTCTTACTGCCATGCCCTCTTCTAACAATGTTACAAACATGGTCAACTGCAGTAATGTGACCAAGTCTAGCATTTATATGAGGCCTGGAGAAAAAATGAACACCACACTATTGGAAAGGGACCGAGAAAAGGAGAGGGAGCAAGAACAGGAGCAGAGGAAGTCCAAAGGAAAAAGGTACCGGGATATGCGTCGTTCAAGGACCATCATACAAGCAGAACAACTTGATATTCTGTATGGCTGCTATTTCAAAGACCCAAATCCTGGGAAACATGAGTTTGAACAGATCTCAGAGTGGGTTCACCTTCCAAAGAAGGTGGTTCAGATTTGGTTCCAGAACATGAGGGCAAGGGAAAGAAAAGGCGAGGTCAGATTCATCGGCGACGGGACCTTGGCGGCAGTTGGCAAACCTCTCATCAAATTTACTTGGCCTCTTTCCAAACCCATATTCACTAACAAGCCTGCTACAAACAATACCGGGGGAATTACAACTACTCCGATTGTTCGCACCCTCATCAAGACAGAGAGGGAGCCTGTAAATGAACTGGCCAAACAAGCGCCAGTTGTGATGAAAAAAATATCCCCCGTTCCTATAAAGCCGAAGGAGATCGTTTCTTCCACCACAGCATCTCCTGTGAGCAGCAGTGCTTCTGCAGTGCCAAAGACCACGCTCGAAACCACCAGCAACATCACCATGGTTAAAGTTGCACCCAAAGCAAATACCCCTGTCCTCTTGGTGCCACCCAAGGATTTGATTCCAATTGCCCCACGACCAGCCCTGAAACGAAAGCTAGAAGATGAGAGTGAGGAAGAAAAGACCGATGAGGAGCGGGATAACGAAAATGAGATTGGTCTTGGACCAGGAACCACTAACCGCATGGTGCCGAAGCTCCCCACAACTCCCATCAACAACAGGCCTTCAGCCACAGCAGTGGTGCCACAAAAACAGAATGGGCTGAACTACTGGACTTCCAAAGTCCCCATTAAGATCAACACTCTATCAAGAGAACAACTGGCTCTTCCTACGCACACAGCTCCTCGTACcatcccccctcctcccccccccaGCATTGCACCAGTCAGCCCTAACACCCCTAGTTCTGCCAAAGTGGCCAGCCCTTCCACCCCATGTGTAGCTAAATCAAGCCCAACAGAAAGCAGCTTTCTGCCCCACTCATCCAGCCGTAGACCACGCACTCATTTGTCCTGCCTACAACTGTCCATTCTGCAGTCATGTTACGAGACCTGTGCCCATCCCAACGCCATGGAGTGCGAGGCAATTGGCACTGAGCTCAACCTGCCGCTCAAGGTGGTGCAGATTTGGTTCCAAAACACAAGAGCGAAGGAGAAGCGCTGGAGGCTGCAGCAGGAGAAAATG TCTCCTCTTTCAGGCGGGAAGGTAGACATGAGCTCAGGAAGCTACCTGCAGTACAGCGCTCTCAAAGCCAATCGACCCATCCTGCCCAAGCCTGTTCAGCTAATGGTTACCGAACCTCCAGCTTCCCCAGTGCCCGGTCAGCCGGTGCCAAAGGAGACCCTGACGGGGCGCTGTGATGCTTGCAACGTCTCATTTGAATCCCGGGCTGCAGCAAGGGCCCACGTCTTCTCTCCGCGTCACCTGGCAACCCTGAGAACCACTAACTTTGGCCAGCCGACGGCGCTCGTCAACAAGAGCGGAACCAGCAGTGCTGCTCTTTCCACTACTGTAACCAGCTCTGGCGGTGGTTCTGAAGGGGAGATAATAATCGAGTTGCCTCCAGCGATGGCCACCAGCAACAGTTAA
- the zfhx2 gene encoding zinc finger homeobox protein 3 isoform X1 — protein sequence MPDWQPIIRGEESGEAVCSERNGVAEWLCPLCQKGQSDRSSLSLHLTQQHSVLSSCVDRLLDIAVLKRAARVDEDKGAHKSSDAESSQLKPAEDITSDPCKSIKSSDATQTLGDKEMEEERIMEQEGGEAEAEPEEEGNPLTGAKQQNATENTEIPDASEKSVGKNCVPAENNTRSFKCNACLESFPSRTALSVHYNSASHIQRMTTGSGKQGAESSPQTPSVPILSRPYISNKPYQCSVCRVSYNHAITLESHMKSVLHQTRSRNAGIAAHAANSAVAAAGLRGSAANPVVTTSESGSSQSATSTNCAAPGTLMVTAAKEGEQIPTSQVAPSLLTSPVASAQAVSAFLTLLTSSPNTLSHSLLPSLFAASAAPGAAAPQLVPQPQMVMPLILNGLQAQTQQHQENQQGQLLTQCVPLVGLSTAQQALLTQRLNSLQNQWPSAGVPTNIQLCGEEQKQTLKSEREQKSEARNETVEEKISDQVKDEHNRTAQKHKEENSTDVSQCSDIESNIKVENNENNGKAHEDSTTDGDCSTNQLDLEGDKAASLNLSPAGTEKSLRNNNLSPSASVPSNSSLSPVNLNLTLSPDSTPQKSQSGTSPCGSLGTPKSSSSTNALTNSQNRLHCNTVDSIYPDLPVLSEFQSEVLWAFFESRSEADAASPPHEDCEALGREVGLSEEEVRRWLTQARHTKQRQRATELEQLTGVTRNCQSSDNDYDDEESSLIIAEGEDDAEPFSNQAMDLSSTRGKRKHRELGREGQGDSCLTSDSENEVYTSVIVSDEESQNGSLRDDPESPAKDEAQREVHGDKGSVGGKVLRSTTVFLSDAEDEYEDEDGGGSQGAKRKKQREKFEHDLELKKERQDPDVDLELEAQGDPPSSQSNAADPSEIPTGALHSLPLSFTPFSTPFLSPYVLSLTPSVVGDGSKVPIFPNPPTITRFSNSLLSQSLFSQNQTSHYLSNGDDCESALDLSMGKNSSKSALSSSLADTIAAQKGQLLDGLGLRPTSKGLVVVQVKPESLTAMPSSNNVTNMVNCSNVTKSSIYMRPGEKMNTTLLERDREKEREQEQEQRKSKGKRYRDMRRSRTIIQAEQLDILYGCYFKDPNPGKHEFEQISEWVHLPKKVVQIWFQNMRARERKGEVRFIGDGTLAAVGKPLIKFTWPLSKPIFTNKPATNNTGGITTTPIVRTLIKTEREPVNELAKQAPVVMKKISPVPIKPKEIVSSTTASPVSSSASAVPKTTLETTSNITMVKVAPKANTPVLLVPPKDLIPIAPRPALKRKLEDESEEEKTDEERDNENEIGLGPGTTNRMVPKLPTTPINNRPSATAVVPQKQNGLNYWTSKVPIKINTLSREQLALPTHTAPRTIPPPPPPSIAPVSPNTPSSAKVASPSTPCVAKSSPTESSFLPHSSSRRPRTHLSCLQLSILQSCYETCAHPNAMECEAIGTELNLPLKVVQIWFQNTRAKEKRWRLQQEKMSPLSGGKVDMSSGSYLQYSALKANRPILPKPVQLMVTEPPASPVPGQPVPKETLTGRCDACNVSFESRAAARAHVFSPRHLATLRTTNFGQPTALVNKSGTSSAALSTTVTSSGGGSEGEIIIELPPAMATSNS from the exons ATGCCCGACTGGCAGCCTATAATCAGAGGG GAGGAGTCTGGAGAGGCGGTGTGCAGTGAAAGGAATGGGGTGGCAGAGTGGTTGTGCCCCCTGTGCCAAAAAGGGCAATCAGACAGATCTTCCCTATCTCTACATCTCACCCAACAACACAGCGTGCTTTCATCGTGTGTCGACAGGTTGCTGGATATT GCTGTTCTAAAACGGGCTGCCCGTGTAGACGAGGACAAAGGCGCTCACAAGTCCTCAG ATGCTGAGTCTTCACAACTGAAGCCTGCTGAAGACATCACTTCAGACCCCTGCAAATCTATCAAGAGTTCAGACGCTACCCAGACGCTTGGAGACaaagagatggaggaagagagaATAATGGAACAGGAGGGAGGTGAAGCTGAAGCCGAGCCAGAAGAGGAGGGAAATCCACTTACAGGAGCCAAACAGCAAAATGcaactgaaaacacagaaatccCAGACGCTAGTGAAAAGTCAGTTGGTAAAAACTGTGTGCCAGCTGAAAATAACACCCGttcattcaaatgtaatgcCTGCTTGGAAAGTTTTCCCAGCAGAACTGCCTTGAGTGTTCATTACAACTCTGCATCCCACATTCAGAGAATGACAACAGGCTCTGGAAAACAAGGTGCAGAAAGTAGTCCCCAAACTCCTTCAGTTCCAATCCTGTCTCGGCCATATATATCAAACAAACCCTACCAGTGTTCTGTATGTCGAGTCTCCTACAATCATGCCATCACCCTTGAGAGCCATATGAAATCTGTCTTGCACCAGACCCGCAGCAGAAATGCTGGAATTGCTGCACATGCTGCAAACAGCGCAGTGGCTGCTGCTGGTTTGAGAGGCAGCGCTGCCAACCCAGTAGTTACCACGTCGGAAAGTGGAAGCAGTCAGTCAGCTACCTCCACCAACTGTGCTGCTCCTGGGACGTTGATGGTGACTGCTGCGAAAGAAGGCGAGCAGATTCCAACTTCACAAGTGGCTCCCTCCCTCCTCACTTCCCCTGTGGCCTCAGCTCAGGCGGTCTCGGCCTTTCTCACCCTCCTCACTTCCAGTCCCAACACGCTGTCACactccctcctcccctccctgTTTGCAGCTAGTGCTGCTCCTGGTGCCGCTGCACCTCAGCTTGTGCCTCAGCCTCAAATGGTCATGCCCTTGATCTTAAATGGGCTCCAAGCCCAAACCCAGCAGCACCAAGAGAACCAGCAGGGCCAGCTCCTTACCCAGTGCGTGCCACTCGTAGGTCTCAGCACAGCCCAGCAAGCCCTTCTAACCCAAAGACTTAACAGCTTACAGAACCAGTGGCCCTCTGCAGGAGTTCCaacaaacatacagctctgtgGGGAAGAGCAAAAACAGACTttaaagagtgagagagaacaaaaaagtgAGGCTAGAAATGAGACTGTTGAAGAAAAGATCTCTGATCAGGTCAAAGATGAGCATAACCGTACTGCCCAGAAACATAAGGAGGAGAACAGTACAGACGTTTCACAGTGTTCTGATATAGAAAGTAACATAAAGGTTGAgaataatgaaaacaatggGAAGGCACATGAAGACAGCACAACAGATGGAGACTGCTCAACAAATCAGTTGGACCTGGAAGGTGATAAAGCAGCTAGCCTGAATCTCTCCCCAGCGGGCACAGAGAAGAGCCTCCGCAATAACAACCTCTCCCCTTCTGCATCTGTGCCCAGCAACTCGAGCCTCAGTCCTGTAAATTTAAACCTTACCCTTAGTCCTGATTCTACTCCTCAAAAATCCCAATCAGGCACAAGCCCATGTGGCTCTCTTGGCACTCCAAAATCCAGCTCAAGTACCAATGCCTTAACTAACAGCCAAAATCGTCTTCATTGTAATACAGTGGATTCCATTTATCCAGACCTTCCAGTGCTTTCAGAGTTCCAGTCAGAGGTTCTCTGGGCCTTCTTTGAGTCACGTAGTGAGGCTGATGCTGCAAGTCCTCCCCATGAGGACTGTGAAGCGCTGGGCCGAGAGGTGGGTCTTTCTGAAGAAGAGGTTCGAAGGTGGCTGACCCAAGctagacacacaaaacaaagacagagggCGACAGAGTTGGAACAGCTGACCGGTGTTACAAGAAATTGTCAGAGTTCTGATAATGACTATGATGACGAGGAAAGCTCACTCATAATAGCAGAAGGTGAGGATGATGCTGAACCATTTAGTAATCAGGCCATGGATTTGTCTAGTACAAGAGGGaaacgcaaacacagggagTTGGGAAGGGAGGGTCAGGGAGATTCCTGTCTCACATCGGATTCAGAGAATGAGGTCTACACTTCTGTCATTGTTTCAGATGAGGAAAGTCAGAATGGGTCTTTAAGAGATGATCCTGAAAGCCCTGCTAAAGACGAAGCACAGCGGGAGGTCCACGGCGATAAGGGTTCAGTTGGAGGAAAGGTATTGCGCTCCACGACTGTGTTTCTTTCCGATGCAGAGGATGAATACGAAGATGAGGATGGCGGAGGTAGTCAAGGGgccaagagaaaaaaacagagagagaagttTGAACATGATCTGGAGCTAAAAAAGGAAAGGCAAGACCCAGATGTAGATCTAGAGTTGGAGGCCCAAGGTGATCCTCCAAGCTCACAGTCCAATGCAGCAGATCCCTCTGAAATCCCAACTGGTGCTCTCCACTCACTTCCCTTGTCATTCACTCCCTTTTCTACTCCATTTCTTAGCCCCTATGTTCTCTCCCTTACTCCTTCGGTGGTTGGGGATGGAAGCAAAGTCCCCATCTTTCCCAACCCACCAACCATCACACGCTTCTCCAACTCTCTTCTCTCGCAATCTCTCTTCTCACAAAACCAAACTTCCCACTACCTGTCCAATGGTGACGACTGTGAGTCAGCTCTTGATCTCAGCATGGGCAAAAACAGCTCAAAGTCTGCTCTGTCCTCATCTCTGGCTGATACAATTGCAGCACAGAAGGGACAGTTGCTGGACGGACTTGGCCTGAGGCCCACATCCAAAGGTCTGGTAGTCGTCCAGGTTAAGCCGGAATCTCTTACTGCCATGCCCTCTTCTAACAATGTTACAAACATGGTCAACTGCAGTAATGTGACCAAGTCTAGCATTTATATGAGGCCTGGAGAAAAAATGAACACCACACTATTGGAAAGGGACCGAGAAAAGGAGAGGGAGCAAGAACAGGAGCAGAGGAAGTCCAAAGGAAAAAGGTACCGGGATATGCGTCGTTCAAGGACCATCATACAAGCAGAACAACTTGATATTCTGTATGGCTGCTATTTCAAAGACCCAAATCCTGGGAAACATGAGTTTGAACAGATCTCAGAGTGGGTTCACCTTCCAAAGAAGGTGGTTCAGATTTGGTTCCAGAACATGAGGGCAAGGGAAAGAAAAGGCGAGGTCAGATTCATCGGCGACGGGACCTTGGCGGCAGTTGGCAAACCTCTCATCAAATTTACTTGGCCTCTTTCCAAACCCATATTCACTAACAAGCCTGCTACAAACAATACCGGGGGAATTACAACTACTCCGATTGTTCGCACCCTCATCAAGACAGAGAGGGAGCCTGTAAATGAACTGGCCAAACAAGCGCCAGTTGTGATGAAAAAAATATCCCCCGTTCCTATAAAGCCGAAGGAGATCGTTTCTTCCACCACAGCATCTCCTGTGAGCAGCAGTGCTTCTGCAGTGCCAAAGACCACGCTCGAAACCACCAGCAACATCACCATGGTTAAAGTTGCACCCAAAGCAAATACCCCTGTCCTCTTGGTGCCACCCAAGGATTTGATTCCAATTGCCCCACGACCAGCCCTGAAACGAAAGCTAGAAGATGAGAGTGAGGAAGAAAAGACCGATGAGGAGCGGGATAACGAAAATGAGATTGGTCTTGGACCAGGAACCACTAACCGCATGGTGCCGAAGCTCCCCACAACTCCCATCAACAACAGGCCTTCAGCCACAGCAGTGGTGCCACAAAAACAGAATGGGCTGAACTACTGGACTTCCAAAGTCCCCATTAAGATCAACACTCTATCAAGAGAACAACTGGCTCTTCCTACGCACACAGCTCCTCGTACcatcccccctcctcccccccccaGCATTGCACCAGTCAGCCCTAACACCCCTAGTTCTGCCAAAGTGGCCAGCCCTTCCACCCCATGTGTAGCTAAATCAAGCCCAACAGAAAGCAGCTTTCTGCCCCACTCATCCAGCCGTAGACCACGCACTCATTTGTCCTGCCTACAACTGTCCATTCTGCAGTCATGTTACGAGACCTGTGCCCATCCCAACGCCATGGAGTGCGAGGCAATTGGCACTGAGCTCAACCTGCCGCTCAAGGTGGTGCAGATTTGGTTCCAAAACACAAGAGCGAAGGAGAAGCGCTGGAGGCTGCAGCAGGAGAAAATG TCTCCTCTTTCAGGCGGGAAGGTAGACATGAGCTCAGGAAGCTACCTGCAGTACAGCGCTCTCAAAGCCAATCGACCCATCCTGCCCAAGCCTGTTCAGCTAATGGTTACCGAACCTCCAGCTTCCCCAGTGCCCGGTCAGCCGGTGCCAAAGGAGACCCTGACGGGGCGCTGTGATGCTTGCAACGTCTCATTTGAATCCCGGGCTGCAGCAAGGGCCCACGTCTTCTCTCCGCGTCACCTGGCAACCCTGAGAACCACTAACTTTGGCCAGCCGACGGCGCTCGTCAACAAGAGCGGAACCAGCAGTGCTGCTCTTTCCACTACTGTAACCAGCTCTGGCGGTGGTTCTGAAGGGGAGATAATAATCGAGTTGCCTCCAGCGATGGCCACCAGCAACAGTTAA
- the thtpa gene encoding thiamine-triphosphatase isoform X1, with amino-acid sequence MSVEVERKFLCNADTLKKLEEIGAVCVGQQQIHDQYFDTPEFHLTLRDMWLRKRKGCWELKCPTAEAQSGKQGEAAASLCTRYKEITSLPEIHLRVKEVIKQDRESEAAFSQEDESWLSKLDLVCFAEFTTARCSFTLKEEGVQIDLDQADFGYHVGEIEVLISEGGDEQAALEKIRKTAEKLGLTGDQRVKGKMDVYLKRNHPEHYAKLLSEHIL; translated from the exons atgaGTGTTGAAGTGGAAAGGAAATTTTTATGCAATGCCGACACCCTGAAAAAACTGGAGGAGATCGGGG CAGTTTGCGTTGGCCAACAGCAGATTCACGACCAGTATTTCGATACTCCTGAGTTTCACCTGACTTTGAGGGACATGTGGCTGCGTAAACGTAAAGGATGCTGGGAGCTCAAGTGCCCGACAGCAGAAGCGCAGAGCGGGAAGCAGGGTGAAGCAGCAGCATCGCTGTGCACCCGTTACAAGGAGATAACCAGCCTGCCTGAAATTCACCTGAGAGTCAAAGAGGTCATAAAACAGGACAGAGAGTCAGAGGCGGCCTTCTCACAGGAAGATGAGTCGTGGCTGAGCAAACTGGACCTGGTGTGCTTTGCAGAGTTTACAACAGCACGGTGCTCGTTTACTTTAAAGGAGGAGGGCGTGCAGATCGATCTGGACCAGGCTGACTTTGGCTATCATGTGGGGGAGATAGAAGTCCTCATATCAGAGGGAGGAGATGAGCAGGCTGCACTGGAGAAGATCAGAAAAACGGCAGAAAAGCTGG GGCTTACTGGAGATCAGCGAGTTAAAGGAAAAATGGATGTTTACCTCAAAAGAAATCACCCTGAGCACTATGCAAAACTGCTTAGTGAACACATCCTGTAA
- the thtpa gene encoding thiamine-triphosphatase isoform X2, translating into MSVEVERKFLCNADTLKKLEEIGVCVGQQQIHDQYFDTPEFHLTLRDMWLRKRKGCWELKCPTAEAQSGKQGEAAASLCTRYKEITSLPEIHLRVKEVIKQDRESEAAFSQEDESWLSKLDLVCFAEFTTARCSFTLKEEGVQIDLDQADFGYHVGEIEVLISEGGDEQAALEKIRKTAEKLGLTGDQRVKGKMDVYLKRNHPEHYAKLLSEHIL; encoded by the exons atgaGTGTTGAAGTGGAAAGGAAATTTTTATGCAATGCCGACACCCTGAAAAAACTGGAGGAGATCGGGG TTTGCGTTGGCCAACAGCAGATTCACGACCAGTATTTCGATACTCCTGAGTTTCACCTGACTTTGAGGGACATGTGGCTGCGTAAACGTAAAGGATGCTGGGAGCTCAAGTGCCCGACAGCAGAAGCGCAGAGCGGGAAGCAGGGTGAAGCAGCAGCATCGCTGTGCACCCGTTACAAGGAGATAACCAGCCTGCCTGAAATTCACCTGAGAGTCAAAGAGGTCATAAAACAGGACAGAGAGTCAGAGGCGGCCTTCTCACAGGAAGATGAGTCGTGGCTGAGCAAACTGGACCTGGTGTGCTTTGCAGAGTTTACAACAGCACGGTGCTCGTTTACTTTAAAGGAGGAGGGCGTGCAGATCGATCTGGACCAGGCTGACTTTGGCTATCATGTGGGGGAGATAGAAGTCCTCATATCAGAGGGAGGAGATGAGCAGGCTGCACTGGAGAAGATCAGAAAAACGGCAGAAAAGCTGG GGCTTACTGGAGATCAGCGAGTTAAAGGAAAAATGGATGTTTACCTCAAAAGAAATCACCCTGAGCACTATGCAAAACTGCTTAGTGAACACATCCTGTAA